In Oenanthe melanoleuca isolate GR-GAL-2019-014 chromosome 22, OMel1.0, whole genome shotgun sequence, the following proteins share a genomic window:
- the PURB gene encoding transcriptional activator protein Pur-beta, translated as MADGDSGSERGGGGGFGTARGGAGGAGPATGPGGGGAAGPEQETQELASKRLDIQNKRFYLDVKQNAKGRFLKIAEVGAGGSKSRLTLSMAVAAEFRDYLGDFIEHYAQLGPSSPEQLAQAAGPPGEDGAGPRRALKSEFLVRENRKYYLDLKENQRGRFLRIRQTVNRGPGGPGGFAGGPPGLQSGQTIALPAQGLIEFRDALAKLIDDYGGEEDELGGPGGGGPGGGGLYGELPEGTSITVDSKRFFFDVGCNKYGVFLRVSEVKPSYRNAITVPYKAWAKFGGAFCRYAEEMRDIQERQRDKLYDRRAGPPGPGSGSGAGDDSDGDDVDDD; from the coding sequence ATGGCGGACGGGGACAGCGGCAGcgagcgcggcggcggcggcgggttCGGGACCgcccgcggcggggcggggggggccgGCCCGGCCAcggggcccggcggcggcggcgcggccggccCCGAGCAGGAGACGCAGGAGCTGGCGTCCAAGCGGCTGGACATCCAGAACAAGCGCTTCTATCTGGACGTGAAGCAGAACGCCAAGGGCCGCTTCCTCAAGATCGCCGAGGTGGGCGCGGGCGGCTCCAAGAGCCGCCTCACGCTCTCCATGGCCGTGGCCGCCGAGTTCCGCGACTATCTGGGCGACTTCATCGAGCACTACGCGCAGCTGGGCCCGTCCAGCCCCGAGCAGCTGGCCCAGGCCGCGGGGCCGCCGGGCGAGGACggcgccgggccccgccgcgcccTCAAGAGCGAGTTCCTGGTGCGGGAGAACCGCAAGTACTACCTGGACCTGAAGGAGAATCAGCGCGGGCGCTTCCTGCGCATCCGCCAGACCGTGAACCGCGGCCCCGGCGGCCCGGGGGGGTTCGCGGGAGGCCCCCCCGGGCTGCAGAGCGGCCAGACCATCGCGCTGCCGGCCCAGGGCCTCATCGAGTTCCGCGACGCCCTGGCCAAGCTCATCGACGACTACGGAGGCGAGGAGGACGAGCtgggcggccccggcggcggcggcccgggCGGTGGGGGGCTCTACGGGGAGCTGCCCGAGGGCACGTCCATCACCGTGGACTCCAAGCGCTTCTTCTTCGACGTGGGCTGCAACAAGTACGGGGTGTTCCTGCGGGTCAGCGAGGTGAAGCCGTCCTACCGCAACGCCATCACCGTCCCCTACAAGGCCTGGGCCAAGTTCGGCGGCGCTTTCTGCCGCTACGCCGAGGAGATGCGCGACATCCAGGAGCGCCAGCGGGACAAGCTCTACGACCGGCGCGCCGGCCCGCCGGGAcccggcagcggcagcggcgccGGTGACGACTCCGACGGCGACGACGTGGACGACGACTGA
- the KCNIP3 gene encoding calsenilin: MGIQGMELCAVAVVILLFIAVLKQFGILEPISVEDSSDADVELPTIRHQPEGLEQLLARTKFTKTELQSLYRGFKNECPSGLVDEETFTLIYSRFFPQGDASSYAHFLFDAFDADRNGALCFQDFAVGLSVLLRGTEQQKLKWTFDLYDVNKDGYVTKEDMLEIMKSIYAMMGRCTEPALGASAPAQHVELFFQKMDRNRDGVVTFEEFLATCQEDKDIMSSMQIFHNVL, encoded by the exons ATGGGCATCCAGGGCATGGAGCTCTGCGCCGTGGCCGTGGTCATCCTCCTCTTCATCGCCGTCCTCAAGCAGTTTGGCATCCTGGAGCCCATCTCTGTAGAAG ACAGCAGCGATGCCGACGTGGAGCTCCCGACCATCCGGCACCAGCccgaggggctggagcagctgctggctcgGACCAAGTTCACCAAGACGGAGCTTCAGTCCCTCTACCGTGGCTTCAAGAAC GAATGTCCCAGTGGCCTCGTGGATGAGGAAACCTTCACGCTCATCTACTCGCGGTTCTTCCCTCAAGGCG ACGCCAGCTCCTACGCCCACTTCTTGTTCGACGCCTTCGACGCCGACCGCAACGGGGCTCTGTGCTTCCAG GATTTCGCGGTGGGACTCTCGGTGCTGCTGCGGGGGACggagcagcagaagctgaagtGGACGTTTGACCTCTACGACGTGAATAAGGACGGCTACGTCACCAAGGAG gacaTGCTGGAGATCATGAAATCCATCTATGCCATGATGGGCCGCTGCACCGAGCCCGCCCTGGGGGCCAGCGCGCCGGCCCAGCACGTGGAGCTGTTCTTCCAG AAGatggacaggaacagggacGGCGTGGTGACTTTCGAGGAGTTCCTGGCCACGTGCCAGGAG GACAAGGACATCATGAGCTCCATGCAGATCTTCCATAACGTGCTCTAG
- the GPAT2 gene encoding glycerol-3-phosphate acyltransferase 2, mitochondrial, translating into MTPPKIQTWISHSGPKLEVFIPFLGKYHRPVSRHCCQTCTPGSWDGFYPEDLAALGFRDVSRVTEADTRFRGWLVRRVCGFLAAWEWKIPAETPGELLVRICSSKRVQGAASSPDPGSEGDEGSRQRWKEKICQILGEIQAPLSPLLLRLCRWLLPKLLTRLFLSVQLHRGQLEMVLRAARTPEVPLVFLCSHQSQMDGLLLSFILLSQGIGLPRVAVDAWTSPRLRSLLQRLGGIFLPSGSELDEGLPGAVLDAYVQEVLRSRQPLVLFLEEPSAALRLAAPARSWLLRLLRALRDNAVPDVLLVPVGIAYDVAPGRVEQDGAPLGIGTCLQAVFQALRRHRGCAQVDFSQPFSLQEFVNNNLVRPILTGNRPEQLLLPTILGRRPLDVGNVGTLSPSLGTEEEILVTALGLHALSDSRACSAIMAVGITAALLLHRHYKVVLLPQLMWDFSELLEQLLLRGCAVGFSGQLRALVWHSLQQLQLPLATHLWGSPRAALWPLDASARARLGRLVGGVRHHLAGEAVGACAIHALLLEVLPILGQPSSVTRIVLNRDELLRKILELLQLLPPTLLGLQPCQPLDCHSLDILDKLILGGLLEEEEPESERWGCDVAPRRFLWGRSLGSFSDDSDDDSEHEVPRQFYKLSEPQRFPGFLLFLCRLLSPILQTYGRAVEFLEQRPWPQPEADYVEALLEFLAKDEDGYPDRSLALSSLQSFKDMGVLEELQTPTGPLLLLSQPFQSASNREKLGAFIRQFTQL; encoded by the exons ATGACACCCCCCAAG ATTCAAACCTGGATCAGCCATTCGGGCCCAAAGCTGGAAGTTTTCATCCCATTCCTGGGCAAGTACCACCGCCCGGTGTCGAGGCACTGCTGCCAGACCTGCACCCCCGGGAGCTGG GATGGATTCTACCCCGAGGATCTCGCCGCCCTCGGGTTCCGCGACGTGAGCCGTGTGACAGAGGCGGACACGCG GTTCCGAGGCTGGCTGGTCCGGAGGGTCTGCGGGTTCCTTGCAGCCTGGGAATGGAAAATTCCAGCAGAGacccctggggagctgctggtgcggatctgcagcagcaagag ggtgcagggtgctgcctccagcccagaCCCTGGGTCCGAAGGGGATGAGGGATCCCGGCAGCGCTGGAAGGAGAAGATCTGCCAGATCCTGGGGGAGATCCAGGCCCCgctctctcctctgctgctgag GCTGTGCCGCTGGCTGCTCCCCAAGTTGCTGACCCGCCTGTTCCTGAGCGTGCAGCTGCACCGCGGGCAGCTGGAGATGGTGCTGCGAGCTGCCAGGACG CCCGAGGTGCCGCTGGTGTTCCTGTGCAGCCACCAGTCCCAGATGGATGGGCTGCTCCTGTCCTTCATCCTCCTGTCCCAGGGGATCGGACTGCCCAGGGTGGCAGTGGATGCCTGGACCAGCCCTCGCCTCAG ATCCCTGCTCCAACgcctgggagggattttcctgCCTTCAGGGAGTGAGCTGGATGAGGGGCTGCcgggggctgtgctggatgcG TACGTGCAGGAGGTGCTGCGGAGCCGGCAGCCCCTCGTGCTGTTCCTGGAGGAGCCCTCGGCCGCCCTGCGGCTGGCAGCGCCGGCGCGGTCGTGGCTGCTGCGCCTGCTGCGGGCGCTGCGCGACAACGCCGTGCCCGACGTGCTCCTCGTGCCCGTGGGAATCGCCTACGACGTGGCTCCTGGCAGagtggagcaggatggagcg CCCCTTGGGATCGGCACGTGTCTCCAGGCAGTGTTCCAGGCCCTGCGCCGCCACCGTGGATGTGCCCAGGTGGATTTCTCTCAGCCCTTCTCCTTACAG GAATTTGTGAACAACAATCTCGTCAGGCCAATCCTCACAGGGAATcgtccagagcagctgctgcttcccaccaTCCTGGGCAGGCg CCCGCTGGATGTTGGGAATGTGGGGACTTTGAGTCCCAGTTTGGGGACTGAAGAGGAGATTTTGGTgacagcactggggctgcacGCACTGAGTG ATTCCAGAGCTTGCTCTGCCATCATGGCTGTGGGAATCACTGCAGCgctgctgctccacaggcaTTACAAG gttgtgctgctgccccagctgatGTGGGATTTCtcggagctgctggagcagctcctgctgcgGGGCTGTGCCGTGGGGTTCTCGGGGCAGCTGCGGGCGCTGGtgtggcacagcctgcagcagctgcagctccccctgGCCACCCACCTGTGGGGgtcccccagggctgccctgtggCCCCTCGACGCCTCGGCCCGGGCACGGCTGGGGCGGCTGGTGGGCGGCGTCCGGCACCACCTGGCTGGGGAGGCCGTGGGCG CGTGTGCCATCcatgccctgctgctggaggtgctgccaATCCTGGGGCAACCCTCCAGCGTCACCAGGATTGTGCTGAACCGGGACGAGCTGCTCCGCAagatcctggagctgctgcagctgctgcctccgaccctgctggggctccag ccctgccagcctcttGACTGCCACAGCCTGGACATCCTGGACAAGCTCATCCTTGGGGgactgctggaggaggaggag ccgGAGAGTGAGCGCTGGGGTTGTGATGTGGCCCCCCGGCGCTTCCTGTGGGGACGTTCCTTGGGATCCTTCTCTGATGACAGCGACGATGACAGCGAGCATGAGGTCCCCAGGCAGTTCTATAAG CTCAGTGAGCCCCAGCGCTTCCCTggcttcctcctcttcctctgccgCCTCCTGAGCCCCATCCTGCAGACCTACGGCCGGGCTGTGGAGTTCCTGGAGCAGCGCCCCTGGCCCCAGCCCG AGGCAGACTATGTGGAGGCACTGCTGGAATTTCTGGCCAAGGATGAGGATG GATATCCCGACAGGAGCCTggccctgagctccctgcagagtTTCAAGGACATGGGG gtgctggaggagctgcagaccCCCACTGgacccctcctgctgctctcccagcctttccagTCTGCTTCCAACCGGGAGAAGCTGGGAGCCTTTATCCGCCAGTTCACCCAACTGTAA
- the LOC130261872 gene encoding fumarylacetoacetate hydrolase domain-containing protein 2-like gives MRGALRLVRFRGAAGGGPRLGLEEAPGGDLVDLSAAEPELPRSMREFLEIGPRGLALARRALESGQHRVPRATARLLAPVGDPEKVICVGLNYHDHCQEQAVKVPKEPIIFSKFPSAITGPFDDIVHPQDTSELDWEVELAAVIGKRGRHIEEAAALEHVLGFTVANDVSARDWQMRRNGRQWLLGKTFDTFCPLGPAIVTREAVADVHNLWIRCSVNGQRMQDSNTSHLIFRVPALVAWVSRFVTLVPGDVLLTGTPAGVGVFRKPPVFLKRGDEVQCEIEELGTICNRVV, from the exons ATGCGCGGGGCGCTGCGGCTGGTGCGGTTCCGAggggccgcgggcggggggCCCCGGCTCGGGCTGGAGGAGGCGCCCGGGGGTGACCTGGTGGATCTGAGCGCGGCGGAGCCGGAGCTGCCCCGATCGATGCGGGAGTTCCTGGAGATCGGCCCCCGAGGGCTGGCGCTCGCCCGGAG AGCACTGGAGTCAGGGCAGCACCGGGTGCCCCGGGCGACTGCACGGCTGCTGGCACCTGTGGGGGACCCCGAGAAGGTGATCTGTGTGGGGCTCAACTACCACGACCATTGCCAGGAGCAAGCTGTGAAGGTCCCCAAGGAGCCCATCATCTTCAGCAAGTTCCCCAGCGCCATCACTGGGCCCTTTGATGACATTGTGCACCCTCAGGACACCAGC gagctggactgggagGTGGAGCTGGCTGCCGTCATCGGGAAGAGGGGGCGACACATTGAG gaggcggcggcgctggAGCACGTGCTGGGCTTCACGGTGGCCAACGACGTGAGCGCCCGGGACTGGCAGATGCGGCGCAACGGGCGGCAGTGGCTGCTGGGCAAGACCTTCGACACCTTCTGTCCCCTGGGGCCGGCCATTGTCACCAGGGAGGCAGTGGCAG ACGTCCACAACCTGTGGATCCGCTGCAGTGTCAATGGGCAGCGGATGCAGGACAGCAACACCAGCCACCTCATCTTTAGGGTGCCCGCCCTTGTCGCTTGGGTGTCCCG GTTTGTGACACTGGTCCCTGGAGACGTCCTGCTGACAGGGACCCCAGCGGGAGTGGGGGTCTTTCGGAAACCGCCCGTTTTCCTTAAG CGCGGTGATGAGGTGCAGTGTGAAATTGAAGAGCTGGGCACCATCTGCAACCGGGTGGTCTGA
- the LOC130261879 gene encoding cytochrome c oxidase subunit 5B, mitochondrial — protein MASRLLRVSAALRLLPAASARAVPVRQLGVPGNLASDEEQATGLERKVMEAMNKGLDPYSMFRPKRYMGTKEDPNLVPSITNKRIVGCVCEEDNSYVVWFWLHKGEAQRCPSCGAHYKLIPHELPH, from the exons ATGGCCTCAAGGTTACTGCGGGTGAGCGCGGCCCTGCGGCTCCTGCCCGCGGCCTCTGCCCGCGCCGTGCCCGTCCGCCAGCTCGGCGTGCCCG GGAACCTGGCCAGCGATGAGGAACAGGCGACCGGGTTGGAGCGGAAGGTGATGGAGGCCATGAACAAGGGTCTG GATCCCTACAGCATGTTCCGGCCCAAGCGCTACATGGGCACCAAGGAGGACCCAAACCTCGTGCCCTCCATCACCAACAAGCGCATCgtgggctgtgtct GTGAGGAGGACAACAGCTACGTGGTTTGGTTCTGGCTGCACAAGGGTGAGGCTCAGCGCTGCCCCTCCTGTGGTGCCCACTACAAACTGATCCCCCATGAGCTGCCCCACTGa